DNA from Bradyrhizobium japonicum USDA 6:
CCGTCATGTTCGCTGATCGCCTCAAAGATTACAACCTTGCCCTAGCGACCGTGCTTCAGAGCGTCAATTCCTTCGAGCTGGTCGGGGTTGGGCTCGTCCTTGATGTTCCAACGGATATCGCAAGCCGCCGAATCTTCTCCAATCGAACAAGCGCCTCTTGGAGTAACGAGGCTCGGAATTTGCAAGTCGTCGGCGCGGGGTGGCGCTGCTCAGCCGTCCTTCGGAAATCCCTCCGTTCAATGCAGAAACACCATAGCGGCGGCACGCCTGACAGCTCTTTATTTCCGTCAGCTACAAATTCTTGTAGTTGACCCGCGCGGTGTCCTCCGGGCTGAATCGCGATCAACCCCACAGGAGAGCAAAGCTATGTCTCCACTAGAAGCAATCACCCGTTGGCTGGACTCACAAGATTTGGGCATGCAACTTGAGATCGCCGGTTTCGCGACATTCTTGGTTTTCGGGGATGATGACACTTTCACGCTCGGCGACTCGGAGCAGCTCGAGTCTCTTTACCGATGGTTGAACGAGCCAAGCTTGGCATCGGGCATCGCCGCCGAACGTGCCCTGACCTTTCGAGTGTACTTCGCTTCCTTGGCCGAGGATAGATCGACGGGCGCCGGATGGAAGCGAACCGAAGTGTTGGTGCGGAGAATTCTGAAAGACGCTACGCGAGACGGGAGGTTTGCCGCTGCCCGCAAGGCGCAAAGGATGCTTGAGCTCTTGCCCGCCCGAAAAGAGAGCTGGAATCAGGTCGTGAGATCCTGGAATGAATTGGCCGCGACGTATCTAACACACGAGGCTCTCAGTAGTTGGAGCGCCGCCGAGAAGCTCCGAGGCCTGAGGGCGATTTCAAGCACCAGCGTTCCTGTTGCTGGGCTTGGGTCGCCTCATCGAGGCGCTGCTTAATTCTGGTAAAGCCGCAATTCCCCTGTGCTGCGGGGCGAGCGTCTGCATGCACCTGTCGGATCCATGGCGGCCACGCTAGCCGCTTAAAAGCATGACAGCGCATTGAAACTGACCGTCAGGGCCACCGGAGGATATCTCCACCCGACCGGCGGCCCACTTGCGATGCTGTAGCACAAGAGCCGAAACCGGCATCTCAATGGCAGGCACGGCTTCGCGCTTTTCTTCGAACATATGCCAATGCCAGCGGGCCTAACACATCGAGATGAACGAAAGTCTCCGGATAGGCTATATCGTTTCGGTAGCTTCATTGCTCGAGAGCCGCTCAGGCCGATGTTCAGGGCCGTAAAAGGTGGTACGTCCGCCTGCCTTCGGCGCAGACGTGGCTGCTGCTCGACATGATGTCGCGGCGGCGTCAGTGCCGCTGCGAACGAAAACCGACAAATATCGGACAAAATCCGCAATTGGTGACGAAAAGTCCGGATTGGCTATATAATATGAGATCGTTGGATGGGGGAGCCCGATGTCGATCTATAACCCTTTGAGAGACAAGCTGGTCGCAAACAGCTCTGCCTCGCTCAAGATGACCTTTGCCGACATCGAGATGCTTATCGGTCGCTCCCTCCCGAAATCAGCGTATGAATATGATGCGTGGTGGGCCAACGAAGACCCCGTCAAAACAAATCACAGTCACAGCCTTGCGTGGACAGTTCCGGGGTATCAAGCCGAACCAAATCGATTGCAGCGGACAGTAACATTTCGGCGCAGGGGGTAGCATTTTCCGCAAAAGCGAATGCCTTGAACCTGGTTCGCTAATTCGACAATCGAGGATGCGTCGTGAATGAAAACGATCACGCGACACGACTAAGCCCGTATCGACAAGACATGATATTTCTTATCGCAGTAGCCTCTCCCTCCGTTGGCAGCAAGCAAGGGGCGGCCGGGCGCCGATACGCGTGCCGAGCTCGATCTTGGCGTCCCTCATCTCCGCCAGCAGAGCCACGGGATCGAGCGTGCGATAGCTCTCGAAGGCGCCGTTCGTTTGACGCCTTTGCTCAGCTTCGGATGCGCGAGAGCGCACTCAGGGATCATCGCCGCTTCGAGTTTGGGACGGAGCGGATCGGCGACCTTGCCGAACTGCGCCGTTGCAGCTTCTGCATCGAACTCGGTGACGATGAAGGCGAAGACGACACGGCGCCCGGTCTTCCAGCAACCGGCTCACGTGGCTGTTGGAGATGGGTGCCGTAGTCGGCCGCTCCGAGCGCAGTCGTTCAATACCGAACTCGGCTGGGAGTTCTGTGAGAGCTCCTGGAATAGCCAGTTCTCGGGATGTCGCTCGGCCTGTTTCGCGGCTCAAATTTCATGTATCGAAGAGGGTACTGGCCGTGATCGAGAAGGCCAGCCGCAGCAAGAAATTCTGGACTCTTAACTAGATGCGGCGCCGAGCCTTATCGCCGGCCCCTACACACGCCTCCGTCTTACTGCGGATGCATCGTCCGCCCGGAACGAAATGGATTGAATGCGGCTCGTCCGTCGAAGCTTCGCCGTAAGCGGGAACACTTGCATCCAATGGCCGACGAACGGTCGATACGGGCGGAACGAGGACACGCGGAGCAGCTGCAATCAGGAAACTGACTCGCTGTCGATGCGCTGACTCTTGTCATGCTGATGTGCTCGAAGCCGCGCAGGACGGGTAACCGCGATTAGACATTTTCGGGTCAAGCCACTTAATCAACAGTCGGCGGACAGCATCCGCGACCGACCCGACATGCACTTTGCCCATCGACCGGCCGCTCAGGCGGCGCTTGCGACCCCGTCAACTACCAACCCTTGCAGTTGATGGAGGTGGCGGAAACGTGGCAATCGTCGTCAATATCCCGTCGGGGGCGTCGAATTCGAAACTGGGATTCAGAAGAATAAAAAATTGCTAGCGGGCACGGTAGCCCTCAACACGCTGGCTGCTCCTGCCTCTGCCGTTGATCCGGCCGCGCGGCCTTACTTCAAAGCGCCTCCGGCGGTCATTCCGATCTATGATTGGAGCGGCTTCTACGTCGGCAGTGCTGGGACGTGGTCAACGCCGGCGGCGTGGTCGTCGCTCCGCCCGTTGGCATGGGGCGCCATCATGCGACGGGAGGCACGGTGGGCGGTCACATCGGCTACCGCTGGCAAATAGCGAACTCGGTGTTCGGTCTGGAGACGCAGGGCAATTGGGCCGATTTCAAGGGCTCCAACGCGAACCTTGCTTTCGCAGGCGTCCGGGATGACTCCACGCTTGATGCATTCGGCCTGTTCACGGGCCAAGTCGGCTATGCTTGGAATAACGTGCTGCTCTATGTAAGAGGTGGGGCTGCAGTCGTCCGTGACAAATACCGGGTCTCCGATTTTGCGACCGGGCTCACTATCGACAACGGCAGCGAAACTCGTTGGGGCGGCACGGTAGGGGCGGGCCTTGAATTTGGCTTTGCTCCGAACTGGTCCATCGGCGTTGAATACGACCACCTGTTCATGGGTCGTCGGGATGTGGATTTCTTTTTTTCACCCGGACTCGTGGGTGTTCCGGTGGGCACTTTTGCAGGGACTGCCCGTATCGGTCAGGACGTCGATATCGGCTTGGTCCGTGTGAACTACCGGTGGGGTGGCGTGATCGCCACGACCTATTGATCGATCTTCGCCAAAATGGCGCGGGTTCGCACCAATATCCTGAGCCGCATCGCGGCATAGAAACCTTGGCAACAGGGACTCGCATCAATAGCGCTATCGGCTTCTTGTCGGTACATCGGCTCGAGCTGGTTAGGCGTGGTTCAAAGGAATCTGGCTGATCTGGTTATGACGCAGCGCCACGGCGAGATCGCGGCGAACTCAAGCGTGCTGCCGTGGTCGAACGCCAGCCGCTTAGTGGCTGGCTGCGCCGATTTCCCGGCCCCGTGCCTCCACCTGCATCACCGTCGGCTTTCCGGCCGTCGGAGAATGATGAGGCAAAAATAGTTTTGTCGACCGTCGTAGTTAACCCGGCCCTCGCTTAGGGAGACACAGGTCATCGATTACAATCGTTCCGGTCGGCCGCAGCACGCTCATCGCACAGGCAGCGCACTGAAATGCGAGCCGAGGTGCGAGCCGGGCGCACCTTCGTGCTACGACTTGGTCGACCAGGTCGAGGCCGCACTGGCCACCTCGGACGAAAGGCCGACGAGCGGTCGAAGCGGCGCTCGTGCGAGGGTGGGACATAACGTCGACGACGTGATGGCTTGCGTCATCGTCGCTGCCGATCTCTGCGCCCGATCAGCCTGCCGAACCCCCGCTGGCGCGGATCAATTGGGAGCGCCTCGGAGAGCGGATGCAAAATCTCGAGAGGTGGATCGGCAGCGCTGAAGCGGAACTCTTGTGTTAGGACAGAAACGCGGCTGTCATCCGAGCCGCATTGCCAGCGTCTGCTCGTAGTAGATCACCTCCGCGAAGCCACGGCCGAGGAAGACCGCCAGTGGGTCGGCGACGAAATCAAACGCGAAGGGGGATGAAGAACAAATCGGTTTGCCTGATCCGACCGGGCTGCAATGAAGATGACCCCCTTTGACAGGGTTGCCCCTCTTTACAACTTCCGATTGCGTGATAGTAATCCCCTCTAGCCCTAAGAGGGGGGCGGCCGTGGCGATCATCGAGAACATTCGTCTGCTCAAGGGCGTAGCCGTGTTGCGCTGATTGACTTCATGAAGGTGGTTGACGAGACCCACCTCACCGACCTGCGGAAATACTGTAAACCCTAGCCGCCATCAGCAATGGAGCGCATGTACCGGCTTAACCCAACAAACCATCTGTGTGTCCGGCTTTGTCGCGCTGCAATCAAGACGCCACGATGAGGAGGTCCGGTTCTATGCCTTTGTCATGCTGGCGGGTGACGGCGACGACTATCGGCGCCTGCCGCTGTCAATGCCGCTAGCATGAATAAAATGGGCTAGATACGGCCGAAAGTCGCCCACACCCCGTCTTCGCCGTCCCAGCTGCCGCGGCTCGCCGCCTTGGAGTACTCCGTGGCGCGCTGCTCGAAGAAATTGGCGTGCTCGACGCCATTGAGAATCTCGACGAGCCACGGCAGCGGATGCGCCTTGAGCTGGGTGAACCCGCCCTCCTTCGCCTCGAAGAAGCCGAAGACCGGGGCAATCCGGAGTTGGGCCAGTCGCCAGTCGGCGACGTAGCGGACGTAGGCGTGGATATGCTCAGGCAGCATCCCCTCGATCTTGCCAAGGCCGAAGGCGAGCTCGACGAAGTTCTCCTCCAGCTTCACCATGGTCTTGGCTACGTCGACAATGTCGTCGCGGACGGGGCGCGTCACCGCGCCGGTTTCGCGGTGCCATTCGTGAAATAGCTTGATGATGCCCTCGCAGTGGAGACTCTCGTCGCGCACTGACCAGCTTACGATCTGTCCCATGCCGTTCATTTTGTTGTGGCGTGGGAAGTTGAGCAGCATGGCGAAGCTGGCGAACAAGGCCATGCCTTCGGTGAAGGCGCCGAACATCGCCAGGGTACGGGCGACATCCGCCACGCTGTCGACGCCGAACTCGTGCATGTAGTCCGCCTTGGCGCGCATCTGCGCATAGCCGCGGAATGCCTCGAACTCGGTCTTAGGCATACCGAGCGTCTTGAGTAGCAGGGCATAGGCGTCGATATGAACCGTCTCCATGTTAGTGAAAGCGGCCATCATCATCTGGACGGTGAGTGGCTGGAAGATCGGAATGTACCGCTTGAAATAGTTGTCGCCGACCTCGATGTCCGACTGAGTGAAGAAACGGAAGATCTGGGTGAGCAGCGCGCGCTCGCTGTCGGTGACGCGGCCCGAAGCCCAGTCGTTGAGGTCGGCGCCGAGCGGCACCTCCTCGCCCATCCAGTGGGTCTGCTGCTGGCGCTTCCAGAACTCGTAAGCCCAGGCATAGCGATCGACGTCGTAGCTGCCGGTCGAGTCAAGGAGGCCGACGCGTCCCTTGCCGATCAACGTGCGCGGATCGGCGCGCGATAGATCGATCACTGACATGCGAGGCACTCCTCATAGTCGGTGCGCTGCCGCGCCGGCTGCTGCGTCGGCGTTGCATCCCCGGCAATTTTGCCGGCGAACGCCGCGCGCGAGATCGACTTTGATCGACAGTAGTAGAGGCTCTTCACCCCACGCTTCCACGCCGTCCAGTGCAGCATGTGGAGGTCCCACTTATCGACGTCGGCCGGCAGATAGAGGTTGATCGACTGGCTCTGGCAAATCAACGCGGCGCGGTCGGCGGCAAGCTCGACGATCCAGCGCTGGTCGATCTCGAAGGCGGTGCGAAAGATCGCTTTCTCGTGCTCCGACAGGACGTCGAGATGGGCGACCGATCCGTCGTGCGCGATGATCGACTCCCAGGTCGCCGAGGTGTCGGCGCCTTTCGCGGCCAGCACC
Protein-coding regions in this window:
- a CDS encoding DUF7662 domain-containing protein, producing MSIYNPLRDKLVANSSASLKMTFADIEMLIGRSLPKSAYEYDAWWANEDPVKTNHSHSLAWTVPGYQAEPNRLQRTVTFRRRG
- a CDS encoding outer membrane protein, whose translation is MVNAGGVVVAPPVGMGRHHATGGTVGGHIGYRWQIANSVFGLETQGNWADFKGSNANLAFAGVRDDSTLDAFGLFTGQVGYAWNNVLLYVRGGAAVVRDKYRVSDFATGLTIDNGSETRWGGTVGAGLEFGFAPNWSIGVEYDHLFMGRRDVDFFFSPGLVGVPVGTFAGTARIGQDVDIGLVRVNYRWGGVIATTY
- a CDS encoding ribonucleotide-diphosphate reductase subunit beta; this translates as MSVIDLSRADPRTLIGKGRVGLLDSTGSYDVDRYAWAYEFWKRQQQTHWMGEEVPLGADLNDWASGRVTDSERALLTQIFRFFTQSDIEVGDNYFKRYIPIFQPLTVQMMMAAFTNMETVHIDAYALLLKTLGMPKTEFEAFRGYAQMRAKADYMHEFGVDSVADVARTLAMFGAFTEGMALFASFAMLLNFPRHNKMNGMGQIVSWSVRDESLHCEGIIKLFHEWHRETGAVTRPVRDDIVDVAKTMVKLEENFVELAFGLGKIEGMLPEHIHAYVRYVADWRLAQLRIAPVFGFFEAKEGGFTQLKAHPLPWLVEILNGVEHANFFEQRATEYSKAASRGSWDGEDGVWATFGRI